The bacterium region AGCCAAGAGATTGGGAACTCTTTGCTCCCATCTCCCATGAACGCGACGTCAGGTTGGATATTCCCGGACAACCATAATTTAATTTTGGAAAGGTCAAACGGTTTGGCAAAGATTTTGACACCCATGCGAATAGTTTTTAGAAGATCCGAGTCGCTCCAATCGCCCGACATCATTCCAATTTTCTGACACTTGCACCCTTTGCGCTTCAATTCTTTAATAAATTTAAACCCGTTCACCAAAGGCATATGTATATCTGTCAGGATAACATCAGGGCATCCATTTTTGAATATCATGCAGGGACATGTCTGCGAACAATATGCGGGACAGATTTCGGGATTAATGTAGGAATCAACTTTGTGTCCCCACTTTTTGAATGCCCCTTGCAGCATCGATAAAACAAACACATCATC contains the following coding sequences:
- a CDS encoding response regulator, with translation MNILLIDDDVFVLSMLQGAFKKWGHKVDSYINPEICPAYCSQTCPCMIFKNGCPDVILTDIHMPLVNGFKFIKELKRKGCKCQKIGMMSGDWSDSDLLKTIRMGVKIFAKPFDLSKIKLWLSGNIQPDVAFMGDGSKEFPISWLAKSNVSYQVMTRSDLQQAWANASDEVESNQQSLQATHRDEFLQYADPNYAGETNPFYRVNVVP